A DNA window from Arachis hypogaea cultivar Tifrunner chromosome 18, arahy.Tifrunner.gnm2.J5K5, whole genome shotgun sequence contains the following coding sequences:
- the LOC112769655 gene encoding BI1-like protein: MEIIAGKIVLEALILTSAMVSSLTGYTFWASKKGKDFSFLGPFLFTSLFTLFLVGMMQMFFPFGPAAHAIYGGIGAMIFSGYIIYDTDNLIKCFTYDEYIGASVTLYLDILNLFLAILNMLREANN, from the exons ATGGAAATTATTGCAGGAAAAATTGTGCTTGAGGCTTTGATTTTGACCTCTGCTATGGTTTCCTCACTCACTGGCTATACCTTTTGGGCTTCCAAGAAGGGCAAGGATTTTAGCTTCCTTGGCCCATTTTTATTCACTAGTCTCTTTACCCTGTTTCTCGTTGGCATGATGcag ATGTTCTTCCCCTTTGGACCAGCAGCTCATGCTATTTATGGTGGAATTGGTGCTATGATTTTCTCTGGTTACATTATATACGACACTGACAACCTGATCAAATGCTTCACTTATGATGAGTACATTGGGGCTTCAGTCACTCTCTATCTCGACATTCTGAACTTGTTCCTTGCCATCTTGAATATGCTAAGGGAGGCAAACAATTAG
- the LOC112772215 gene encoding SAC3 family protein B-like: MLEQMMYDDHRKKGILVPTEKEFRGYYALLKLDKHPGYKVEPVELFFNLAKMTLETRQTPEILLACDIASLIPV, from the exons ATGCTTGAACAGAtg ATGTATGATGATCACAGAAAAAAAGGAATACTTGTGCCTACCGAAAAAGAGTTTCGAGGCTATTATGCTCTCCTTAAATTGGATAAGCATCCTGGTTATAAA GTTGAACCTGTAGAGCTATTCTTTAATCTCGCTAAGATGACTCTAGAGACAAGGCAGACTCCAGAAATTCTACTTGCCTGCGATATCGCAAG TTTGATCCCAGTATAA